The following coding sequences lie in one Phyllopteryx taeniolatus isolate TA_2022b chromosome 4, UOR_Ptae_1.2, whole genome shotgun sequence genomic window:
- the si:ch211-286b5.4 gene encoding afadin- and alpha-actinin-binding protein isoform X1 — protein MASRFAQTRAGKKTEFSDSLLRDISPLSKIAHSVPPWECSHQADSLREQLKEMDEHVSRLQDMLKSERGKSTRLQLRVNQYEAELRRREQQSNRMKERLTQLSDRNKEKGPSIEVLNFPTGDRGKSAKSIKSSRSTAKQEDATMRLMLERRESELREAMKLRHSLTTLLHAVRVDMEQTLSNSEDVVEGSPNGNEKLTQAEAALGDHVTGGVVQSWKRVQQRLVDLRHEGQTGDGTDHDKLLAQLETELKESQQIVKLQQQMLQDTLVSPVLSELTDSYFLEEWERLQVRRADLKNQRRTFERERQSFTDAAIRLSRERRDFENQKHSFLKQQYLHDSPLCRKRSASCKTDCTLLGLGPARMSGCVPISPSSTKSSPVTVSGCYQGRIRVVTPSTPELYAVLSLSHNCRAKERANLPERWDGGTDGMYANPTATLDCSF, from the exons ATGGCTTCAAGGTTTGCTCAGACCCGagctggaaaaaaaacggaGTTTTCAG ATTCCTTACTGAGGGACATCAGTCCTCTGAGTAAAATCGCTCACAGTGTCCCCCCATGGGAATGTAGTCATCAAGCAGATTCCCTCAGG GAGCAACTGAAGGAGATGGATGAGCATGTTTCCAGACTTCAGGACATGCTGAAGAGTGAACGGGGCAAA AGCACCCGTTTGCAGCTGAGGGTCAACCAGTATGAAGCTGAGCTGAGACGCAGAGAGCAGCAAAGCAACAGAATGAAAGAGCGACTTACACAGTTGTCTGACAGAAACAAGGAGAAAGGACCCT CCATTGAGGTGCTGAACTTTCCAACAGGGGATCGAGGCAAAAGCGCAAAGTCAATCAAGTCATCCCGGTCCACTGCAAA GCAAGAGGACGCAACGATGCGTCTGATGCTGGAGCGCAGAGAATCAGAGCTCAGGGAGGCAATGAAGCTGCGCCACAGCCTCACCACTTTACTACATGCTGTCAGAGTTGACATGGAGCAA ACCCTGTCAAATTCTGAGGATGTTGTGGAAGGATCCCCAAATGGAAATGAAAAGTTAACTCAAGCTGAGGCAGCGCTTGGTGACCATGTGACAGGAGGTGTGGTTCAGAGTTGGAAACGTGTGCAGCAAAGGCTGGTTGACCTTCGACACGAGG GCCAAACAGGCGATGGCACTGACCATGACAAACTCTTGGCTCAGCTTGAAACAGAACTAAAAGAGAGTCAACAAATTGTCAAACTACAACAGCAAATGCTGCAG GACACCCTTGTATCACCCGTCCTGTCCGAGCTGActgattcttattttttggaagAGTGGGAGCGTCTCCAAGTGCGACGGGCAGACCTCAAAAATCAGAGACGGACTTTCGAGAGGGAGAGGCAGTCCTTCACCGACGCCGCCATACGATTAAGTCGTGAG CGTCGTGACTTTGAGAATCAGAAGCACTCTTTCTTGAAGCAGCAGTATTTGCATGATTCTCCCTTGTGTCGTAAAAGATCAGCAAGCTGCAAAACTGATTGCACCCTTCTTG GTTTAGGGCCTGCTAGAATGTCTGGCTGTGTTCCCATTTCGCCATCTTCCACCAAATCCAGCCCTGTGACTGTTTCAGGGTGCTATCAAGGAAGAATCAGAGTTGTAACACCCAGTACTCCTGAGCTCTACGCTGTCCTCAGTCTGTCACACAATTGCAG AGCCAAAGAGAGAGCAAACCTTCCCGAGAGATGGGATGGTGGGACGGACGGAATGTACGCAAACCCAACTGCTACTTTGGACTGTTCATTTTGA
- the si:ch211-286b5.4 gene encoding afadin- and alpha-actinin-binding protein isoform X3: protein MDEHVSRLQDMLKSERGKSTRLQLRVNQYEAELRRREQQSNRMKERLTQLSDRNKEKGPSIEVLNFPTGDRGKSAKSIKSSRSTAKQEDATMRLMLERRESELREAMKLRHSLTTLLHAVRVDMEQTLSNSEDVVEGSPNGNEKLTQAEAALGDHVTGGVVQSWKRVQQRLVDLRHEGQTGDGTDHDKLLAQLETELKESQQIVKLQQQMLQDTLVSPVLSELTDSYFLEEWERLQVRRADLKNQRRTFERERQSFTDAAIRLSRERRDFENQKHSFLKQQYLHDSPLCRKRSASCKTDCTLLGLGPARMSGCVPISPSSTKSSPVTVSGCYQGRIRVVTPSTPELYAVLSLSHNCRAKERANLPERWDGGTDGMYANPTATLDCSF, encoded by the exons ATGGATGAGCATGTTTCCAGACTTCAGGACATGCTGAAGAGTGAACGGGGCAAA AGCACCCGTTTGCAGCTGAGGGTCAACCAGTATGAAGCTGAGCTGAGACGCAGAGAGCAGCAAAGCAACAGAATGAAAGAGCGACTTACACAGTTGTCTGACAGAAACAAGGAGAAAGGACCCT CCATTGAGGTGCTGAACTTTCCAACAGGGGATCGAGGCAAAAGCGCAAAGTCAATCAAGTCATCCCGGTCCACTGCAAA GCAAGAGGACGCAACGATGCGTCTGATGCTGGAGCGCAGAGAATCAGAGCTCAGGGAGGCAATGAAGCTGCGCCACAGCCTCACCACTTTACTACATGCTGTCAGAGTTGACATGGAGCAA ACCCTGTCAAATTCTGAGGATGTTGTGGAAGGATCCCCAAATGGAAATGAAAAGTTAACTCAAGCTGAGGCAGCGCTTGGTGACCATGTGACAGGAGGTGTGGTTCAGAGTTGGAAACGTGTGCAGCAAAGGCTGGTTGACCTTCGACACGAGG GCCAAACAGGCGATGGCACTGACCATGACAAACTCTTGGCTCAGCTTGAAACAGAACTAAAAGAGAGTCAACAAATTGTCAAACTACAACAGCAAATGCTGCAG GACACCCTTGTATCACCCGTCCTGTCCGAGCTGActgattcttattttttggaagAGTGGGAGCGTCTCCAAGTGCGACGGGCAGACCTCAAAAATCAGAGACGGACTTTCGAGAGGGAGAGGCAGTCCTTCACCGACGCCGCCATACGATTAAGTCGTGAG CGTCGTGACTTTGAGAATCAGAAGCACTCTTTCTTGAAGCAGCAGTATTTGCATGATTCTCCCTTGTGTCGTAAAAGATCAGCAAGCTGCAAAACTGATTGCACCCTTCTTG GTTTAGGGCCTGCTAGAATGTCTGGCTGTGTTCCCATTTCGCCATCTTCCACCAAATCCAGCCCTGTGACTGTTTCAGGGTGCTATCAAGGAAGAATCAGAGTTGTAACACCCAGTACTCCTGAGCTCTACGCTGTCCTCAGTCTGTCACACAATTGCAG AGCCAAAGAGAGAGCAAACCTTCCCGAGAGATGGGATGGTGGGACGGACGGAATGTACGCAAACCCAACTGCTACTTTGGACTGTTCATTTTGA
- the si:ch211-286b5.4 gene encoding afadin- and alpha-actinin-binding protein isoform X2, producing MASRFAQTRAGKKTEFSDSLLRDISPLSKIAHSVPPWECSHQADSLREQLKEMDEHVSRLQDMLKSERGKSTRLQLRVNQYEAELRRREQQSNRMKERLTQLSDRNKEKGPSIEVLNFPTGDRGKSAKSIKSSRSTAKQEDATMRLMLERRESELREAMKLRHSLTTLLHAVRVDMEQTLSNSEDVVEGSPNGNEKLTQAEAALGDHVTGGQTGDGTDHDKLLAQLETELKESQQIVKLQQQMLQDTLVSPVLSELTDSYFLEEWERLQVRRADLKNQRRTFERERQSFTDAAIRLSRERRDFENQKHSFLKQQYLHDSPLCRKRSASCKTDCTLLGLGPARMSGCVPISPSSTKSSPVTVSGCYQGRIRVVTPSTPELYAVLSLSHNCRAKERANLPERWDGGTDGMYANPTATLDCSF from the exons ATGGCTTCAAGGTTTGCTCAGACCCGagctggaaaaaaaacggaGTTTTCAG ATTCCTTACTGAGGGACATCAGTCCTCTGAGTAAAATCGCTCACAGTGTCCCCCCATGGGAATGTAGTCATCAAGCAGATTCCCTCAGG GAGCAACTGAAGGAGATGGATGAGCATGTTTCCAGACTTCAGGACATGCTGAAGAGTGAACGGGGCAAA AGCACCCGTTTGCAGCTGAGGGTCAACCAGTATGAAGCTGAGCTGAGACGCAGAGAGCAGCAAAGCAACAGAATGAAAGAGCGACTTACACAGTTGTCTGACAGAAACAAGGAGAAAGGACCCT CCATTGAGGTGCTGAACTTTCCAACAGGGGATCGAGGCAAAAGCGCAAAGTCAATCAAGTCATCCCGGTCCACTGCAAA GCAAGAGGACGCAACGATGCGTCTGATGCTGGAGCGCAGAGAATCAGAGCTCAGGGAGGCAATGAAGCTGCGCCACAGCCTCACCACTTTACTACATGCTGTCAGAGTTGACATGGAGCAA ACCCTGTCAAATTCTGAGGATGTTGTGGAAGGATCCCCAAATGGAAATGAAAAGTTAACTCAAGCTGAGGCAGCGCTTGGTGACCATGTGACAGGAG GCCAAACAGGCGATGGCACTGACCATGACAAACTCTTGGCTCAGCTTGAAACAGAACTAAAAGAGAGTCAACAAATTGTCAAACTACAACAGCAAATGCTGCAG GACACCCTTGTATCACCCGTCCTGTCCGAGCTGActgattcttattttttggaagAGTGGGAGCGTCTCCAAGTGCGACGGGCAGACCTCAAAAATCAGAGACGGACTTTCGAGAGGGAGAGGCAGTCCTTCACCGACGCCGCCATACGATTAAGTCGTGAG CGTCGTGACTTTGAGAATCAGAAGCACTCTTTCTTGAAGCAGCAGTATTTGCATGATTCTCCCTTGTGTCGTAAAAGATCAGCAAGCTGCAAAACTGATTGCACCCTTCTTG GTTTAGGGCCTGCTAGAATGTCTGGCTGTGTTCCCATTTCGCCATCTTCCACCAAATCCAGCCCTGTGACTGTTTCAGGGTGCTATCAAGGAAGAATCAGAGTTGTAACACCCAGTACTCCTGAGCTCTACGCTGTCCTCAGTCTGTCACACAATTGCAG AGCCAAAGAGAGAGCAAACCTTCCCGAGAGATGGGATGGTGGGACGGACGGAATGTACGCAAACCCAACTGCTACTTTGGACTGTTCATTTTGA